The Cylindrospermopsis curvispora GIHE-G1 genome contains a region encoding:
- a CDS encoding TRAP transporter large permease: MGFEWLSILMFLGFFLILMTGYPVAFSFAGTAIVFGIIGMTVGAFNPARLLSLPNIWFGTMSNFTLLAIPFFVFLGAILEKSGLAEELLETVGILFSRIRGGLALAVVLVGTILAATTGVVAATVIVMGMLSLPVMIRYGYDKKLAAGVIIASGTLAQLIPPSLVLVILSDQIGVSVGDLFLGALIPGLMLSGSYILYILALAFFQPDKVPNIPANVEILTGTKLLKKVIKAVIPPILLIFAVLGSIFFGIATPTEAGAVGAVGASLLAAFNKRLTPQLVRDSAHSTAVITALVVMILFASSMFSLVFDALGGKTLITELLTSLPGGYWGFLIVSNLAIFALGVFLEFMEICFIAMPLFVPAAQALNIDMVWFGVVMAINLQTAFISPPVGFSLFYLQSVAPKEVSTFDIHKSAIPFMVLQFVVLLIVIIFPQTVRWLIDISAV; encoded by the coding sequence ATGGGTTTTGAATGGTTATCTATTTTGATGTTTCTGGGCTTTTTTCTAATTTTAATGACTGGATACCCGGTTGCATTTTCTTTTGCGGGAACAGCAATTGTTTTTGGCATCATCGGTATGACAGTCGGAGCATTTAATCCTGCACGTTTGTTATCCTTGCCAAATATTTGGTTTGGCACCATGTCCAATTTCACCCTCCTGGCTATTCCCTTTTTTGTGTTTCTAGGTGCTATTTTAGAAAAGTCAGGTTTAGCCGAGGAATTATTAGAAACTGTAGGTATTTTATTCAGTCGTATACGAGGTGGTTTAGCCCTAGCAGTTGTCTTAGTAGGAACTATTCTAGCAGCGACTACAGGAGTTGTAGCTGCTACAGTAATTGTCATGGGAATGTTATCCTTACCGGTGATGATTCGCTATGGTTATGACAAGAAACTAGCTGCTGGAGTAATTATTGCATCGGGTACTTTAGCTCAGCTAATTCCCCCCAGTTTAGTACTCGTAATTCTCAGTGACCAAATTGGTGTGTCGGTAGGAGATTTATTTTTAGGGGCTTTAATTCCAGGTTTAATGTTATCTGGTTCTTATATTCTCTATATTCTGGCACTAGCTTTTTTTCAGCCAGACAAAGTTCCGAATATTCCTGCTAATGTGGAAATTCTTACAGGTACTAAGTTACTCAAAAAAGTCATCAAGGCTGTTATCCCCCCAATTTTATTGATTTTTGCTGTTTTAGGGAGTATTTTCTTTGGCATTGCTACGCCTACAGAAGCTGGTGCTGTTGGTGCTGTTGGTGCTTCTTTGCTGGCCGCTTTCAATAAACGGTTAACACCTCAATTAGTTCGTGATTCTGCTCACTCCACGGCAGTTATTACCGCTTTAGTGGTGATGATTTTATTTGCTTCATCCATGTTTAGTTTAGTATTTGATGCTCTGGGGGGTAAAACTTTAATTACTGAACTTCTAACCAGTTTACCTGGAGGTTATTGGGGATTTTTAATTGTCAGTAATTTGGCAATTTTTGCTCTGGGAGTCTTCCTAGAATTCATGGAAATTTGCTTTATTGCCATGCCATTATTTGTGCCTGCAGCCCAAGCTTTAAATATTGATATGGTATGGTTTGGTGTGGTCATGGCGATTAATTTACAAACCGCCTTTATTTCCCCTCCTGTAGGATTTTCTTTGTTTTATTTACAAAGTGTAGCACCTAAAGAAGTTAGCACTTTCGATATTCATAAAAGTGCCATTCCTTTTATGGTGTTACAGTTTGTGGTGTTGTTAATTGTCATTATTTTCCCCCAGACTGTACGCTGGTTAATTGATATTTCCGCTGTTTAA
- a CDS encoding glycosyltransferase family 4 protein, which translates to MEKKPLRIALFTGLYAPFLTGVSVAVHQRVHWLLEQGHEVFLIHPQINKQYSQQVGNRPMLGLSELQIFSNFSSYAFPTQPLIFYKSLPQPLNYRHWNDTKLLENFQPDIIVVEEAAQMRGLYSIFLQGYGRAVGVDYAKRTKTPIISVFHTDIVAYIKYYLGDILFRLTSPIIPLLVRQFSDQYTLNIFPSREQLTKYQKLQCQRCEYVPYQGINCEKFHPRNICHDPIPNDKRPTILFVGRITAEKNVTQILEAYPLIAAKIPQVHLVIVGSGPLDQEIRHRAQKFADGVTIWGESHGTELLGWFARADVFINPSVTENFCTTNNEALASGTPVVAVMAPSTAEQVIVGYNGLLAQPNNPKDFADKIVTILQNPDLKNQLSSQARSSILQFDWSNCSQKFEDKLYELVNVNEMEFF; encoded by the coding sequence ATGGAAAAGAAACCCTTGCGCATTGCCTTATTCACTGGTTTATATGCTCCTTTTTTAACGGGAGTATCTGTTGCTGTACACCAACGAGTTCATTGGTTACTAGAACAAGGGCATGAAGTTTTTCTGATCCATCCACAAATTAATAAGCAGTATAGTCAACAAGTGGGCAATCGTCCCATGTTAGGATTATCAGAACTACAAATTTTTTCTAACTTCTCTTCCTATGCTTTTCCTACCCAACCACTAATTTTTTATAAATCCCTACCGCAACCTTTAAATTATCGTCATTGGAACGATACTAAACTTTTAGAAAACTTTCAACCTGATATTATTGTTGTGGAGGAAGCAGCCCAGATGAGAGGGCTATATTCTATTTTTCTACAAGGTTATGGTAGGGCGGTAGGAGTTGACTATGCCAAACGTACTAAAACCCCTATTATCTCCGTTTTTCACACGGATATAGTTGCCTATATTAAATATTATTTAGGCGACATTTTATTCAGACTAACGAGTCCCATAATTCCTCTACTAGTCAGACAATTTAGCGATCAATATACCCTCAACATATTTCCTTCCAGAGAGCAACTGACAAAGTACCAAAAACTGCAATGTCAAAGATGTGAATATGTCCCCTATCAGGGAATTAACTGTGAAAAATTTCATCCTCGCAACATTTGTCATGACCCAATTCCCAATGATAAAAGACCGACTATTTTATTTGTAGGACGTATCACTGCAGAAAAGAATGTTACTCAAATTTTAGAAGCCTATCCCTTAATTGCAGCTAAAATTCCCCAGGTGCATTTAGTCATAGTTGGTAGCGGTCCCCTAGACCAAGAAATTCGCCATCGCGCCCAAAAATTTGCTGATGGTGTGACAATTTGGGGTGAATCTCATGGCACAGAACTTTTAGGATGGTTTGCCAGAGCAGATGTTTTTATTAACCCCTCAGTTACAGAAAATTTCTGCACCACTAATAACGAAGCTTTAGCTTCTGGAACACCAGTAGTAGCAGTAATGGCTCCCTCTACTGCTGAACAAGTAATTGTTGGTTATAATGGACTACTTGCACAACCTAATAACCCTAAAGATTTTGCCGACAAAATAGTAACAATCCTGCAAAATCCCGATCTCAAAAACCAATTGTCTAGCCAAGCTCGTTCCTCAATTTTACAATTTGACTGGTCAAATTGCAGTCAGAAGTTTGAGGATAAATTATATGAGTTAGTAAATGTAAATGAGATGGAATTCTTCTAA
- a CDS encoding glycosyltransferase — MSDLTKFLSESLMVWLIIQVGLTLIFLWYLETYQQPSDSELPKTAVILCLRGADPFLPHCVRSLLNQNYPEYDLKLIIDSREDPAFKIVQEVINETGAKNIEVSILKTVRHNCSLKCSALIQGVSDLDESYQVVALVDADTIVHSNWLKELVIPLMDGTTGVTTGNRWYVPTGKYWGSLVRYTGNISTVIQMFLFQIPWGGSLAIKKSVIEETQLIEKWGQALSDDIPMHKILQKQGWKIKFIPSALIINREEINLSELLPSLQRLILCSRLYHPKWLALICEAVSSIVFPGLTLLLTLGMLLVTEGEKVLSLLQSYSLYILGLLLLILVTQRRVEKIIYQQQQPITEISLTTIVKMLIAIPLTQLLYGLAILSSISTSTLTWRGITYKINDKGNINLVAYHPYQWLDQPTDPKMSL, encoded by the coding sequence ATGTCAGACCTGACTAAATTTTTATCTGAGTCCCTGATGGTTTGGTTAATCATTCAAGTAGGTTTAACTCTAATATTTTTATGGTATCTAGAAACCTACCAACAACCATCGGATAGTGAACTACCAAAAACGGCAGTAATTTTATGCTTACGTGGTGCTGATCCTTTTTTACCTCACTGCGTGCGATCGCTATTGAATCAAAACTATCCCGAGTATGACCTGAAGTTAATTATAGATAGTAGGGAAGATCCAGCGTTTAAAATTGTTCAAGAAGTAATTAATGAAACAGGGGCAAAAAATATTGAAGTTAGCATTTTGAAGACAGTGCGTCATAACTGTAGTCTTAAATGTAGTGCTTTAATACAGGGGGTTTCAGATTTAGATGAATCATATCAGGTAGTGGCATTAGTAGATGCTGACACCATAGTTCATAGTAACTGGTTAAAAGAATTGGTCATTCCGCTGATGGATGGAACAACAGGAGTAACCACAGGAAACCGTTGGTATGTACCCACAGGAAAATATTGGGGTTCCCTAGTACGTTACACAGGGAATATTTCTACCGTCATACAAATGTTTCTCTTTCAAATTCCTTGGGGTGGTAGTTTAGCAATCAAAAAAAGTGTTATTGAAGAAACCCAACTGATAGAGAAATGGGGACAAGCACTTAGTGATGACATACCAATGCATAAAATTCTCCAAAAACAGGGATGGAAAATTAAATTTATTCCTTCTGCGCTAATTATCAACCGAGAAGAAATTAACTTATCTGAGTTACTTCCCTCTCTACAACGTCTAATACTTTGTTCTCGACTTTATCACCCTAAGTGGTTAGCATTAATCTGTGAAGCTGTTTCTAGCATAGTTTTTCCTGGGCTGACACTTTTATTAACTCTAGGAATGTTACTAGTAACTGAAGGAGAAAAAGTATTGTCTTTACTGCAATCCTATAGCCTTTATATCCTGGGACTGCTCCTGCTGATTTTAGTCACACAGAGGAGGGTTGAAAAAATAATTTATCAGCAGCAACAACCAATTACTGAAATTTCACTAACCACCATTGTTAAAATGTTGATTGCCATTCCTTTAACCCAGTTACTTTATGGTTTAGCAATCCTATCTTCCATATCCACATCAACCCTAACCTGGCGTGGAATCACTTATAAAATCAATGATAAGGGAAATATTAACTTAGTTGCATATCATCCTTATCAATGGTTAGATCAACCGACCGATCCAAAAATGTCTCTCTAA
- a CDS encoding DUF2141 domain-containing protein: MSKILRISHLLVTTLLSLSFPHPVGATPGTILQINPPVSTPSTTELTIIVNGILNKTGDICLRVYNSEVGFLTNGSSEVKSGCTKITGSSVKTVFSGLKPGTYAVAVMDDQNGDRKLNRDFFGIPTEGFGISRDPIVSIRTGMPKFRRASFKMTQNTTIDITMKYSLDP, encoded by the coding sequence ATGTCTAAGATTTTGAGAATTTCTCATTTACTGGTAACCACCCTATTAAGTTTGAGTTTTCCTCATCCAGTGGGAGCAACACCTGGAACAATATTGCAAATAAATCCTCCAGTATCAACCCCATCAACCACAGAACTGACCATAATAGTGAACGGAATACTTAACAAAACTGGTGATATTTGTCTAAGAGTTTATAACTCAGAAGTTGGCTTCCTTACGAATGGTTCTAGTGAAGTGAAAAGTGGCTGTACAAAAATTACTGGTAGTTCTGTAAAAACCGTATTCTCTGGATTAAAACCGGGAACCTATGCAGTAGCAGTAATGGACGATCAAAATGGGGACAGGAAACTGAACAGGGACTTTTTTGGCATTCCCACAGAAGGATTTGGCATTTCTCGAGATCCCATAGTTTCTATCCGAACTGGTATGCCAAAATTTCGTCGCGCTAGTTTTAAAATGACCCAGAATACCACCATTGATATCACTATGAAATATTCTTTAGACCCCTAG